The following proteins come from a genomic window of Cronobacter muytjensii ATCC 51329:
- the xanP gene encoding xanthine/proton symporter XanP — MSVNTLESEKAQSVAPAHNSELIYRLEDRPPLPQTLFAACQHLLAMFVAVITPALLICQALGLPAQDTQHIISMSLFASGVASIIQIKAWGPVGSGLLSIQGTSFNFVAPLIMGGTALKTGGADVPTMMAALFGTLMLASCTEMVISRVLHLARRIITPLVSGVVVMIIGLSLIQVGLTSIGGGYAAMSDHTFGAPKNLLLAGAVLAVIILLNRQRNPYLRVASLVIAMAVGYLLAWGMDMLPANSTPANNALIMVPTPLYYGLGIDWSLLVPLMLVFMITSLETIGDITATSDVSEQPVSGPLYMKRLKGGVLANGLNSFVSAVFNTFPNSCFGQNNGVIQLTGVASRYVGFVVALMLIVLGLFPAVSGFVQHIPEPVLGGATIVMFGTIAASGVRIVSREPLNRRAIMIIALSLAVGLGVSQQPLILQFAPDWVKNLLSSGIAAGGITAIVLNLIFPPEKQTDA; from the coding sequence ATGTCCGTTAATACTCTGGAATCTGAGAAAGCGCAATCGGTTGCGCCCGCTCACAACAGTGAACTAATTTATCGTCTGGAAGACAGACCGCCATTGCCGCAAACGCTGTTCGCCGCCTGCCAGCATCTGCTGGCGATGTTCGTGGCGGTCATCACACCCGCGCTGTTGATTTGCCAGGCCCTCGGCTTACCGGCACAGGACACGCAGCATATTATCAGCATGTCGCTCTTCGCCTCCGGCGTGGCATCGATTATTCAGATTAAAGCCTGGGGGCCGGTGGGCTCCGGGCTGCTGTCCATTCAGGGCACCAGCTTTAACTTCGTCGCCCCGCTGATTATGGGCGGCACCGCTCTGAAAACCGGCGGAGCCGACGTACCGACGATGATGGCTGCGTTATTCGGCACACTCATGCTGGCAAGCTGCACTGAAATGGTCATCTCCCGTGTCCTGCATCTGGCGCGCCGTATTATTACACCGCTGGTGTCCGGCGTAGTGGTGATGATCATTGGTCTGTCGCTGATCCAGGTCGGCCTGACGTCCATCGGTGGCGGCTATGCGGCGATGAGCGATCACACCTTCGGCGCACCGAAAAACCTGCTGCTGGCAGGCGCGGTGCTGGCGGTAATCATTTTGCTCAATCGTCAGCGCAACCCGTACCTGCGCGTCGCATCTCTGGTGATAGCCATGGCCGTGGGCTATTTGCTGGCGTGGGGCATGGATATGCTGCCTGCGAACAGCACGCCCGCCAACAATGCGCTGATTATGGTGCCAACGCCGCTCTACTATGGCCTCGGCATCGACTGGAGTCTCCTGGTGCCGCTGATGCTGGTCTTTATGATCACCTCGCTGGAAACTATCGGTGATATCACGGCCACCTCTGACGTGTCCGAACAGCCTGTCTCCGGCCCGCTGTATATGAAACGCCTCAAGGGCGGCGTACTGGCGAACGGCCTGAACTCATTTGTCTCCGCCGTGTTTAACACCTTCCCGAACTCCTGTTTCGGGCAGAACAACGGCGTCATCCAGCTCACCGGCGTTGCCAGCCGCTATGTCGGTTTTGTGGTGGCGCTGATGCTGATTGTGCTGGGCCTGTTCCCAGCGGTCAGCGGTTTTGTGCAGCATATTCCGGAGCCGGTGCTGGGCGGTGCGACCATCGTGATGTTCGGCACCATCGCCGCGTCCGGCGTGCGTATCGTCTCCCGCGAGCCGTTAAACCGCCGGGCTATCATGATTATCGCGCTGTCGCTGGCGGTCGGTCTTGGCGTCTCGCAGCAGCCCCTGATCCTGCAATTTGCCCCGGACTGGGTGAAAAACCTGCTCTCCTCCGGTATCGCCGCGGGCGGCATCACCGCCATTGTGCTGAATCTGATTTTCCCGCCGGAAAAACAGACCGACGCCTGA
- a CDS encoding virulence factor BrkB family protein translates to MLKSVHQKAARRTGPLIAWLKLLWSRIDEDNMTTLAGNLAYVSLLSLVPFVAVIFALFAAFPMFSDVSLQLRHFVFANFMPATGDIIQRYIEQFVANSSKMTAVGALGLIVTSLLLMYAIDSALNTIWRSTRKRPKVYSFAVYWMILTLGPLLAGASLVISSYLLSLRWASGFTTMIDEVLRIFPLLLSWLSFWLLYSVVPTTRVPGRDALAGSLVAALLFELGKKGFALYITMFPSYQLIYGVLAVIPILFVWVYWTWCIVLLGAEITVTLGDYRKLRQAAREEAEPV, encoded by the coding sequence ATGTTAAAATCCGTTCATCAAAAAGCGGCCCGCCGTACCGGGCCGCTGATCGCCTGGCTTAAGTTGCTGTGGAGCCGGATCGACGAAGACAATATGACGACGCTCGCCGGTAACCTGGCGTATGTGTCGCTGCTGTCGCTTGTGCCGTTTGTGGCGGTGATCTTTGCGCTGTTCGCCGCGTTTCCGATGTTTTCTGACGTCAGCCTTCAGTTGCGCCATTTTGTGTTTGCCAATTTTATGCCCGCCACGGGTGATATTATTCAGCGCTATATCGAGCAGTTTGTTGCTAACTCCAGCAAGATGACGGCCGTCGGCGCGCTTGGGTTGATTGTCACCTCGCTGCTGCTGATGTACGCCATCGACAGCGCGCTTAATACCATCTGGCGCAGCACGCGCAAACGCCCGAAGGTCTATTCTTTCGCCGTTTACTGGATGATTTTGACCCTCGGTCCGTTGCTGGCGGGCGCGAGTCTGGTGATAAGCTCCTATCTGCTGTCGCTGCGCTGGGCGAGCGGCTTTACGACGATGATCGACGAAGTACTACGTATTTTTCCGCTGCTGCTGTCGTGGCTGTCGTTCTGGCTGCTTTACAGCGTGGTGCCCACGACACGCGTGCCGGGCCGTGACGCGCTGGCAGGTTCGCTGGTGGCGGCGCTGCTGTTTGAACTCGGAAAAAAAGGGTTCGCGCTTTACATCACCATGTTCCCTTCTTATCAGCTGATTTATGGCGTGCTGGCGGTGATCCCTATCCTCTTTGTCTGGGTCTACTGGACCTGGTGCATAGTCTTGCTTGGGGCAGAAATTACTGTCACTCTCGGGGATTACCGCAAATTACGACAAGCCGCCAGAGAAGAAGCTGAACCAGTATGA
- a CDS encoding fimbrial protein: MKKVLSGLISATLLMASAAQATDMAANIAISGTLRPAEFSCSVALSESSVSILENSDTLIKQGDNATSPLIVHASVYGGAECDKLVEEGKIAYKFTGAADDADGTVLTNSLNDETAAKGVGIGIFNEQNELVPVNTGRISAQGGGTFGLQMVQLKNQEAVAGNINSTVTVQIERL, translated from the coding sequence ATGAAAAAAGTATTATCAGGTCTGATAAGCGCGACGTTGCTTATGGCCAGCGCAGCACAGGCTACAGATATGGCCGCGAATATCGCAATTTCAGGCACGCTGAGACCGGCTGAGTTTTCCTGCAGCGTGGCGCTGAGCGAAAGCTCTGTTTCTATTCTGGAAAACTCAGATACGCTGATTAAGCAGGGTGATAATGCCACTTCTCCCCTTATTGTTCATGCCAGCGTTTATGGCGGAGCCGAATGCGACAAACTGGTGGAAGAAGGTAAAATTGCCTATAAATTCACCGGCGCTGCCGATGATGCTGATGGCACTGTGCTCACAAACTCTCTTAATGATGAAACGGCGGCAAAAGGCGTCGGGATCGGCATTTTTAACGAGCAGAATGAGCTTGTACCAGTAAATACAGGTCGAATTTCTGCGCAAGGAGGAGGCACCTTTGGCCTGCAAATGGTGCAGTTAAAAAATCAAGAGGCGGTTGCGGGTAATATTAACAGTACAGTTACGGTACAAATTGAAAGACTGTAA
- the yihU gene encoding sulfolactaldehyde 3-reductase codes for MATIAFIGLGQMGAPMAANLLRHGHRLQVCDVNQSAVETLTAQGAVACATPAAATEKAEFVITMLPNGDLVRDVLLGEQGVCKTLARDALVIDMSTIHPLQTDRLIHDLAARGFSMMDVPVGRTSDHAKSGTLLLLAGGTPEQVTRAEPVLMAMGSELIRAGGPGMGIRVKLINNYMSIALNALSAEAAVLCEALGLSFDVALQVMSGTPAGKGHFTTSWPNKVLKGDLSPTFMIDLAHKDLGIALDVANQLHVPMPLGAASREVYNQARACGRGRQDWSAILEQVRVSAGLTPRQATL; via the coding sequence ATGGCGACGATTGCGTTTATCGGACTGGGGCAAATGGGCGCGCCGATGGCGGCGAACCTGCTGCGTCACGGCCACCGATTGCAGGTTTGCGATGTGAATCAATCAGCGGTGGAGACGCTGACCGCCCAGGGCGCGGTGGCATGCGCCACACCCGCAGCCGCTACCGAAAAGGCGGAATTTGTCATCACCATGCTCCCAAACGGCGATCTGGTGCGTGATGTGCTCCTGGGCGAACAAGGCGTCTGCAAGACGCTTGCCCGCGACGCGCTGGTAATAGACATGTCCACTATCCACCCGTTGCAAACCGACAGGCTGATTCACGATCTCGCCGCCCGCGGCTTCAGCATGATGGACGTACCGGTGGGCCGCACGTCGGATCACGCGAAATCCGGCACGCTGTTATTACTGGCAGGCGGTACGCCGGAGCAAGTAACACGCGCCGAACCGGTGCTGATGGCTATGGGCTCGGAGCTTATCCGTGCAGGCGGGCCGGGTATGGGCATTCGCGTCAAACTTATCAACAACTACATGAGCATTGCGCTCAACGCCCTCTCTGCGGAAGCCGCCGTGCTGTGTGAGGCGCTGGGCCTCTCCTTCGACGTGGCCCTTCAGGTAATGAGCGGCACACCCGCCGGCAAAGGCCATTTCACTACGTCCTGGCCGAACAAAGTGCTTAAAGGCGATCTGTCGCCCACCTTCATGATTGACCTTGCCCATAAAGATTTAGGCATCGCGCTGGACGTGGCGAATCAACTCCACGTGCCGATGCCGCTGGGCGCCGCGTCGCGCGAAGTCTACAACCAGGCGCGCGCCTGCGGACGCGGGCGTCAGGACTGGTCCGCCATTTTAGAACAGGTGCGCGTCAGCGCCGGGCTGACGCCCCGCCAGGCCACGCTTTGA
- the fabY gene encoding fatty acid biosynthesis protein FabY: MYHLRVPETEEELERYYQFRWEMLRKPLHQPKGSERDAYDAMAHHQMVVDEEGNPVAIGRLYINADNEGSIRFMAVDPAVQEKGLGTLVAMTLESVARQEGVKRVVCSAREDAVEFFAKLGFVNEGEITTPQTTPLRHFLMIKPIASLDDILHRADWCAQLQQAWYQHIPLSEKMGVRILQYTGQKFITTMPETGNQNPHHTLFAGSLFSLATLTGWGLIWLMLRERHLGGTIILADAHIRYSRPITGKPGAVADLGSLSGDLDRLARGRKARVQLQVELSGDDTPGAVFEGIYIVLPAKPFGPLEEGGNEEE, from the coding sequence ATGTATCACCTTCGTGTACCCGAAACAGAAGAAGAACTTGAGCGTTACTACCAGTTCCGCTGGGAGATGCTGCGTAAGCCGCTGCATCAGCCGAAAGGCTCCGAGCGCGACGCTTACGATGCGATGGCCCATCATCAGATGGTGGTGGATGAAGAGGGTAATCCGGTCGCCATCGGACGCCTCTATATCAACGCCGATAACGAAGGATCGATTCGCTTTATGGCGGTCGACCCGGCGGTGCAGGAAAAAGGCCTCGGCACGCTGGTGGCAATGACGCTGGAGTCGGTCGCGCGGCAGGAGGGGGTGAAACGCGTGGTCTGTAGCGCGCGCGAGGACGCGGTGGAGTTTTTCGCGAAACTGGGTTTTGTGAACGAGGGCGAGATCACCACGCCGCAAACCACCCCGCTGCGTCACTTCCTGATGATTAAACCGATAGCCTCGCTGGATGACATCCTGCATCGCGCCGACTGGTGCGCCCAGCTGCAACAGGCGTGGTATCAGCATATTCCGCTCAGCGAGAAGATGGGCGTGCGTATCCTGCAATATACCGGACAGAAATTTATCACTACGATGCCGGAGACCGGCAACCAGAACCCGCACCATACGCTGTTTGCCGGCAGCCTGTTTTCGCTGGCGACGCTGACCGGCTGGGGGCTTATCTGGCTGATGCTGCGTGAGCGCCACCTCGGCGGCACCATTATTCTGGCCGACGCGCATATTCGCTATAGCCGACCGATCACCGGCAAGCCGGGCGCCGTGGCCGATTTAGGTTCGTTGAGCGGCGATCTGGATCGTCTCGCGCGGGGCCGTAAAGCGCGCGTGCAGTTGCAGGTAGAGCTGTCGGGCGACGATACTCCCGGCGCGGTGTTTGAAGGTATTTACATCGTATTGCCCGCCAAACCCTTCGGGCCGCTGGAAGAGGGCGGTAACGAGGAGGAATAG
- the yihX gene encoding glucose-1-phosphatase, translating to MLYIFDLGNVIVDIDFNRVLGVWSDFSRVPLANLRQSFSMGEPFYQHERGELSDEDFAKALCDEMALPLSFEQFSTGWQAVFVGLRPEVITIMQQLREQGHRVVVLSNTNRLHTTYWPEQYPEVRAAADTIYLSQEMGMRKPEPEIFQKVLEQEGFSARDAVFFDDNEANIDGARKAGITSILVTDRKTVPNYFAKSAC from the coding sequence ATGCTGTATATCTTTGATTTAGGTAATGTCATTGTAGATATCGACTTTAACCGTGTGCTGGGCGTCTGGAGTGATTTCAGCCGCGTGCCGCTGGCGAACCTGCGGCAAAGTTTCTCCATGGGCGAACCTTTTTATCAGCACGAGCGCGGCGAGCTGAGCGACGAGGATTTCGCGAAGGCGTTATGCGATGAGATGGCCTTACCGTTAAGCTTCGAACAGTTCTCCACCGGCTGGCAGGCGGTATTCGTCGGGCTGCGCCCGGAAGTCATAACCATCATGCAGCAACTGCGCGAGCAGGGGCATCGCGTGGTGGTGCTCTCCAACACTAACCGGCTGCATACCACGTACTGGCCGGAACAGTATCCGGAAGTGCGCGCCGCCGCCGACACGATTTATCTCTCCCAGGAGATGGGCATGCGTAAGCCGGAGCCGGAAATCTTCCAGAAAGTGCTGGAGCAGGAAGGCTTTAGCGCCCGCGACGCCGTGTTTTTCGATGATAACGAGGCGAACATCGATGGCGCGCGTAAAGCGGGCATTACCAGTATTTTGGTGACTGACCGTAAAACCGTACCGAACTATTTCGCGAAGTCTGCATGTTAA
- a CDS encoding sugar kinase — translation MVRIACVGIAVQDRIYTLDALPHEGGKYVAQHYREVGGGPAATAAVAAARLGAQVDFIGRVGDDATGGQLLAELASFGVNTAQVRQVAGARSSQSAILVDAAGERVIVNYPSPDLPDDAAWLGAIDFSQYDAVLADVRWHDGALRALTQARRAGVMTLLDADVTPQDIRPLVALSDHAAFSAPGLARLAPGVGPEDGLKMTKTLTNGQVYVTLGKEGCLWLEENATLRHQPGFTVEVMDTTGAGDVFHGALAVMLAQRASPQEAVRFASAAAALKCTRPGGRAGIPDCDQTRSFLSLFV, via the coding sequence ATGGTTCGCATCGCGTGTGTGGGTATCGCCGTACAGGATCGCATTTATACGCTGGACGCCCTGCCGCACGAGGGCGGCAAATATGTGGCGCAGCACTACCGAGAAGTGGGGGGCGGTCCGGCGGCGACGGCGGCCGTAGCGGCAGCGCGCCTCGGCGCGCAGGTGGACTTTATTGGCCGTGTAGGGGATGACGCGACGGGCGGGCAACTGCTGGCGGAGCTGGCATCCTTTGGCGTAAACACCGCGCAGGTGCGTCAGGTGGCGGGCGCGCGTTCGTCGCAGTCGGCGATTCTGGTGGATGCCGCAGGCGAGCGGGTGATTGTGAACTATCCGAGCCCTGATTTACCTGATGACGCCGCCTGGCTGGGGGCTATCGATTTCAGCCAGTACGATGCCGTTCTGGCGGATGTACGCTGGCACGACGGCGCGCTGCGCGCGTTAACGCAGGCGCGCCGCGCAGGCGTAATGACGCTGCTGGACGCCGATGTCACGCCGCAGGATATCCGTCCTCTGGTGGCCTTAAGCGATCACGCGGCATTTTCCGCGCCGGGCCTTGCGCGTCTCGCGCCCGGCGTCGGCCCTGAAGATGGGCTGAAAATGACAAAAACGCTCACAAATGGGCAGGTTTACGTCACGCTCGGTAAAGAGGGTTGCCTGTGGCTGGAAGAAAACGCAACGCTGCGCCACCAGCCGGGATTTACGGTTGAGGTGATGGATACCACCGGCGCGGGCGATGTGTTTCACGGCGCGCTGGCGGTCATGCTCGCGCAGCGCGCGTCACCGCAGGAGGCGGTGCGTTTTGCGAGCGCTGCCGCCGCGCTGAAATGCACTCGCCCCGGCGGGCGCGCTGGCATCCCTGACTGTGATCAAACCCGCTCTTTTCTGTCACTTTTTGTATAA
- the dtd gene encoding D-aminoacyl-tRNA deacylase, with protein sequence MIALIQRVTHASVRVGEEVTGEIGPGLLVLLGVEKEDDEQKANRLCERVLGYRIFSDEQGKMNLNVQQAGGSVLVVSQFTLPADTEKGLRPSFSRGAPPEQAEALYEHFVSRCRATGITTETGRFAADMQVSLTNDGPVTFWLQI encoded by the coding sequence ATGATTGCATTAATTCAACGTGTGACCCACGCCAGCGTGCGCGTAGGGGAAGAAGTGACGGGTGAAATCGGGCCGGGACTTTTAGTACTGTTGGGTGTCGAAAAAGAAGACGACGAGCAGAAAGCGAACCGACTGTGCGAGCGCGTGCTGGGTTATCGCATCTTCAGCGATGAGCAGGGCAAAATGAACCTGAACGTGCAGCAGGCGGGCGGCAGCGTGCTGGTGGTGTCGCAATTTACGCTGCCTGCGGATACGGAAAAAGGGCTGCGCCCGAGCTTTTCGCGCGGCGCGCCGCCTGAGCAGGCAGAAGCCCTTTACGAGCATTTCGTCAGCCGCTGCCGGGCGACGGGCATCACGACCGAAACCGGGCGTTTCGCCGCTGATATGCAGGTCTCGCTGACTAATGACGGCCCCGTGACCTTCTGGTTGCAGATATGA
- a CDS encoding AsmA family protein codes for MKFLGKLIIALIVAVLLILLALYALLQTRWGAGWLTGWVNQHSGYHITFDEMDHSFSAPSHLVLKNVTFGRSGQPATLVAQKVDIGLSSRQVTEPMHVDTILLYKGTLNLSPSTAPLPFRADRLQLSDMAFNSPKTGWDLSAQRVNGGISPWLPEAGKILGSKADIALSAGSLTLNGMPASNVLVQGEINNNEVAITNLGADIARGALTGNARRLANGGWIVDTLRLSEIRLQTDKSVSDFLKPLTTLPSLALGRVDITDARLEGPGWAATDLDISLRNLTLANGSWQSDDGRVSMNASEVVYGSLHFLDPIVNADLSAQGVALRQFSSRWEGGMVRTSGNWLRAGNALTLDELALAGLEYTLPADWKKRWQEKLPAWLQTVTVKKLSGSRNLIIDIDPQWPFQLTALDAWGNNLQLARNGEWGIWGGNATLNAAAATFNRVDVRRPSLTLNANPSTIAIGELSAFAGQGMLQATATISQLPQRMTTLSLNGRAVPVNVLHQWGWPQLSLEGDGNIQLTASGSLAADAPLRPSVNGQLQATGANGQQVQQTMQNGVVPGT; via the coding sequence ATGAAATTTCTCGGAAAGCTCATCATTGCGCTGATCGTTGCCGTTCTGCTGATTCTGCTCGCGCTGTACGCGCTGTTGCAAACGCGCTGGGGCGCGGGCTGGCTCACCGGCTGGGTGAACCAGCACAGCGGCTATCACATCACCTTTGATGAAATGGACCACAGCTTTTCCGCGCCTTCGCATCTGGTGCTGAAAAACGTCACGTTCGGGCGCAGCGGGCAGCCCGCCACGCTGGTGGCGCAAAAGGTGGATATCGGCCTGAGCAGCCGTCAGGTCACCGAGCCAATGCATGTCGATACCATTTTGCTCTATAAGGGCACGCTGAATTTATCGCCGTCCACCGCACCGCTACCCTTTCGCGCCGACCGCCTCCAGCTAAGCGATATGGCGTTTAACAGCCCGAAAACGGGCTGGGATCTCAGCGCGCAGCGCGTGAATGGCGGTATCAGTCCGTGGCTGCCTGAAGCCGGGAAAATTCTTGGCAGCAAAGCGGACATCGCACTGAGCGCAGGCTCGCTGACGCTCAACGGCATGCCCGCCAGCAATGTGCTGGTGCAGGGCGAAATCAATAATAATGAAGTGGCTATCACCAATCTCGGTGCCGATATCGCTCGCGGCGCGCTCACCGGCAACGCCCGACGTCTGGCCAACGGCGGCTGGATAGTGGATACCCTGCGCTTGAGCGAAATCCGCCTGCAAACCGATAAATCGGTCAGCGATTTTTTAAAACCGCTGACAACGCTGCCCTCGCTGGCGCTGGGACGTGTCGATATCACCGACGCGCGGCTCGAAGGGCCCGGTTGGGCAGCGACCGATCTGGATATCAGCCTGCGTAACCTGACGCTTGCCAACGGCAGCTGGCAGAGCGACGACGGGCGGGTGTCGATGAACGCCAGCGAAGTGGTTTATGGCTCGCTGCATTTTCTCGATCCTATCGTTAACGCCGATCTGTCAGCGCAGGGCGTGGCGCTGCGTCAGTTCAGCTCGCGCTGGGAGGGCGGCATGGTGAGAACGTCCGGCAACTGGCTGCGTGCAGGCAACGCGCTGACGCTTGACGAGCTGGCGCTGGCCGGGCTGGAATACACGCTGCCCGCCGACTGGAAAAAACGCTGGCAGGAGAAATTACCCGCGTGGCTACAGACCGTGACGGTGAAAAAGCTCTCTGGCAGCCGCAACCTGATTATCGATATCGATCCGCAGTGGCCCTTTCAGCTCACCGCGCTGGACGCATGGGGCAATAATCTGCAACTGGCGCGTAACGGTGAATGGGGGATCTGGGGCGGCAACGCCACGCTGAACGCCGCCGCCGCGACGTTTAACCGCGTTGACGTGCGCCGTCCGTCACTGACGCTGAATGCGAACCCGTCCACTATTGCGATTGGCGAGCTGAGCGCCTTTGCAGGCCAGGGGATGTTGCAGGCCACCGCGACGATCTCTCAGTTGCCGCAGCGTATGACGACGCTCAGTCTGAATGGCCGCGCAGTGCCGGTAAACGTTTTGCATCAATGGGGATGGCCGCAGCTATCGCTGGAGGGTGACGGTAATATCCAGCTTACCGCAAGCGGCAGCCTGGCCGCAGATGCGCCGCTGCGCCCGAGCGTCAACGGCCAGCTCCAGGCGACAGGCGCCAACGGGCAGCAGGTGCAGCAAACGATGCAAAACGGCGTCGTGCCGGGGACGTAA
- a CDS encoding fimbrial protein has product MKKMALSLALGATLIAGSIPAEAQDDGHDMVIYGRLQTAASGCTVLMSKYVLTLHHDDEGLPVQGSDINPFNADDHVYVQLGGKNCDADEGYKNIGLKFLGTADSIEGNTLANTDTSSTAAQGVGIQLTDMKHNLITPNVTVATFPSADENGEATNLSASFPLYLSLVNLKGQEATPGNIQTNLTVQIERL; this is encoded by the coding sequence ATGAAAAAAATGGCATTAAGCCTCGCTCTGGGTGCTACGCTTATTGCCGGTTCAATCCCGGCAGAAGCGCAGGACGACGGGCACGATATGGTTATCTATGGCCGGTTGCAAACCGCTGCAAGCGGCTGCACCGTATTAATGAGTAAATATGTACTCACGCTTCATCATGATGATGAAGGCTTACCTGTTCAGGGGAGCGATATTAACCCTTTCAATGCAGACGACCATGTTTATGTACAATTGGGTGGAAAAAACTGCGATGCCGATGAAGGCTATAAAAATATTGGCCTGAAATTCCTTGGGACTGCGGATAGCATTGAAGGAAACACTCTGGCGAATACGGATACAAGCAGTACTGCCGCACAGGGCGTTGGTATTCAACTCACCGATATGAAACATAATCTTATTACACCCAATGTGACGGTTGCAACTTTCCCGAGTGCAGATGAGAACGGAGAGGCAACCAATTTATCGGCTTCTTTCCCACTCTACCTTTCACTGGTGAACCTGAAAGGCCAGGAAGCTACGCCTGGTAATATTCAGACCAACCTGACGGTGCAGATCGAACGCCTTTAA
- a CDS encoding fimbrial protein, whose amino-acid sequence MKNKLVGFALISFITLSTAHAEDSSAVLSVSGTVTSSTTACQVTLNKSSVNLTSDISNMIKQGDKSTSVTLLSMSIQGVDNNSTCAQNLWDGKVAVRFIGTHDNADGTTFANTTTGEDAARGVGIGFFETNNTPIDINQPYLLGDRSNVAVKYLGLQLVKLNGQTATQGKVTGDVTFQIERL is encoded by the coding sequence ATGAAAAACAAACTTGTCGGTTTCGCGTTAATATCGTTTATTACTCTAAGTACGGCACATGCTGAAGATTCGAGTGCTGTCCTTTCTGTATCAGGGACAGTGACCTCAAGCACGACAGCGTGTCAGGTCACATTGAATAAAAGCAGCGTCAATCTTACTTCTGATATCAGTAATATGATTAAACAAGGGGATAAATCCACCTCTGTTACCCTACTTTCAATGTCGATTCAGGGTGTAGATAATAACTCCACCTGCGCCCAAAACCTTTGGGATGGCAAAGTGGCGGTCAGGTTCATTGGCACACACGATAATGCTGACGGCACTACATTTGCTAATACCACCACCGGCGAAGACGCCGCCCGTGGCGTCGGTATCGGTTTCTTTGAAACTAACAACACGCCTATTGATATTAATCAGCCCTATTTGCTGGGTGACAGATCTAACGTTGCTGTGAAATATTTAGGGTTACAGCTCGTTAAACTAAATGGTCAGACGGCGACACAAGGCAAAGTAACAGGTGATGTAACTTTCCAGATTGAACGGCTTTAA
- a CDS encoding DeoR/GlpR family DNA-binding transcription regulator: MSLTGVTGNPRHDQLIGLIAERGYMNIDELAQLLEVSTQTVRRDIRKLSDQGLITRHHGGAGRASSVVNTAFEQREISMTDEKIAIAQAIADYVPDGSTLFITIGTTVEQIARALLNHNHLRIITNSLRVAHILYKNSRFEVMVPGGTLRPHNGGIIGPVAASFVEGFRADYLITSVGAIESDGELLEFDVNEASVVKAMMAHSRHILLAADHTKYHASAAVSIGNLSQATALFTDKQPGASLNGVLKAHQVELVQAELPHSDDETDR; encoded by the coding sequence ATGAGCCTTACCGGAGTGACGGGCAACCCGCGCCACGATCAGTTGATCGGGCTTATCGCCGAGCGGGGGTATATGAATATCGACGAACTGGCGCAGTTGCTGGAGGTTTCCACCCAGACGGTGCGGCGCGATATTCGCAAGCTAAGCGATCAGGGCCTCATTACCCGGCATCACGGCGGCGCGGGACGCGCCTCCAGCGTGGTGAATACCGCCTTTGAGCAGCGCGAAATCTCCATGACCGACGAGAAAATCGCGATCGCTCAGGCGATCGCCGATTACGTGCCGGACGGCTCGACGCTGTTTATCACCATCGGCACCACGGTGGAGCAGATTGCACGCGCGCTGCTGAACCATAACCATCTGCGTATTATTACCAACAGCCTGCGCGTGGCGCATATTCTCTATAAAAACAGCCGCTTCGAAGTGATGGTGCCCGGCGGCACGCTGCGCCCGCACAATGGCGGCATCATCGGCCCCGTCGCGGCATCGTTTGTCGAAGGGTTTCGTGCGGATTATCTGATAACCAGCGTGGGCGCTATTGAGAGCGACGGCGAGCTGCTGGAATTTGACGTGAATGAGGCGAGCGTGGTGAAAGCCATGATGGCCCATTCGCGCCATATCTTACTGGCGGCCGATCATACGAAGTATCACGCCTCGGCGGCGGTCAGTATTGGCAACCTGTCGCAGGCCACGGCGCTGTTTACCGATAAACAACCTGGCGCCTCGCTGAACGGGGTTTTAAAAGCGCACCAGGTCGAGCTGGTGCAGGCGGAGTTACCGCACAGCGACGACGAAACCGACCGTTGA